AGAAGGCTTAGTGAGAGAATTGATAGAGTTGAATTAAGGCTTAGAAGATTGGGTGACGCATTTACAAGCTACCAAGAATTTCTTATGAGATATTTTGTATCTGAAGGAGTTCTAAGACGTGAAGCAGCTGAAGTTATTCTTACAGAAGCTAGAAATATTATGAGATTAGCTATCACAAATCCATTCACTAAAGAAGAATGGAAAAGATTAAAAGAGCTATTGGATAAGAGTGAGAAGGAGGATCTAACAATTGAGGAAGCCTATGAACTTCTAAATCTAGCAAGAAAAGTCATTGATGAATATGGGGAGTATCCAGAGGCATGGAAGCTACATATGTATGCAGCTATGATGGTAGGATTTGCATGGAAGAAGCAGAGGGAGAGGGAAGAGAAAGAGAGGAAGAAGGAATAATCCTAGAAACTTCTTCACTATAGATATCCTTCTAGCTTAGCTATATCCATACCTAAGTATAGATTATGGTTGGTATAGAAGGAGTTATTTTAATAAATTGGAATGTTTATGGCTCAAGAATTATTTCTGCCAGTACCTTGTTTAGATTTGTATCAAAGCTAAATGCAATCATATCGTAGTATTGTGAAAGATCAATGTTATTCCATCCAGATAATAGAGCTATAGAGTCGCTAGATGTTTTTGTCAGTAGATCATATTCTACTATTCTCATTTTTATATCTTGTGATACATATATCCTTAACCTCTTTACTGTAAAGCCTTTTAGTGGTATACCGCCAAACCATCCAAAGAGACCTGTGTTATTCTGTATATATTCTCCATCGAATATCCATATCCTGATAGGTGTCCAAGGCTTTGTGAATAGATCTTTTATAGGTATGGCAAATATACCTCCATCACCTGTTCTATAGGTATAAGCTGGACAGTGATTTGCATATGAAGTTCCTAGATAGAGATATTCTCCATCGCTAATCATTCCCGATACAAAACCTGTTGTCGATAGTATTTGAGGCACAACAGGATCTACTCTAATGAGAAGTCCAAATGTTGTTCTTAGAGCTGGTTCTGTAAGTCCTTCTGATGGGTTTACAGCTATAATAGGTATTCCTAGGGGATAGACTTTCTGTGTTCTAAGCCCAGGTATATATGCAGGTCTTTCTGATTCTGGACTTACAATTTCTAGGAATGGATAGAGCATATGTCTATCTCTATATGGATCTGAAACTATCATAGCACCCCCATAGAATGAGATTAATCTATTCTGAATCTGAACTATCTGCCCCCCATCTCTCTTTATAGATACCTTTCTACCAGGTTCTAATGCATATTCAAATTCTTCGATAACTCTACTCTCATTGCTAATAATATCGTATATAGCTATAGCAGAATTCTCCATATGAGCAGGATTAAATAATGTGGCAAATATCTTATCGTCTTTCAACTCCATTTTATACACAGTTCTATTCCTAATTAGCCACTCAACCTTTCTATCAGATAGATATATCCTCCATAAACCAAGTTCTGCATATCCATCAGCTCTAGAAAAGTATAGAACATCTTCATGGCCATCATATAGAAGATCTGTAACCTCACCATACCAATGATTTGGAGGTATCTTATCATCCCACTTCCTATACCATAGAAGCTCAACTTTACCATTCTCATCAACTGTATGTATATGGCTATACTTCTCCCTCATATCCTGTCTAGCCAAAGTCCTATCCGTAGATACAAGCAGCCCTGGTGGTGCCTTTATCCATCCACCAACAAAAACCAGATCCCTAGACCATGTTATAGCACCATGAGTATCTCCACCAGCCCTAGGTGCTCTACCAATAAGACTGTAGCTATATATAAGCTTTCCATCCATATAAATCTTTCCAGCGTTTCCTTCATGAACAATAAATGATCCATTCACAGGATGAAAAGCCATATAAAAACATCTAAACTGATTATTCCCCATACCAATTTCATCATGTTGTATAAATCTTCTTAGATGTAGATTACTGTAGGTCATATTTCATTCACACAGTATAAGAAGATATAATAGTGGAATTAAAAAGTTAGTAAAAAATTATTAAGTAAATTATTATTAAGTGTTTCTAACAATCTATTTCTTTGGTTTTATTACGAAGTATCCTATTGCGAATCCTATTATTAGTAGTACTATTGCTAGTATTATTGTTGTTGTCCATTCTGTTACTGTTTGTGTTACTGTTGTTGATGTTGTAACTGTTGTTGGAACTGTAACAGTTGTTGCCATAGTTGATGTAGATACAACAGTAGTTGTTACAACAACAGTAGTAGCACCAGGAATAGGTGTAGGTGAAGGACTTGGAGATGGTGAAGGTGTTGGAGTAGCTGTTGCTGTCTGAGCCAATAACTCAAAGAATTTTGACGCTGGCACTCTGTTTTGAGGCTTTAGAAAGTCTGGTATTGTTGGTGGTTCTCCTGGTCTAGCCTCTCTAGCAGGTTTTAGCTGGAATAATACGAATAGGAATCCTGGATCCCAGCTTGTTGCATAGAAAGCTCCGTATTTCTCAATCCTCTCCTTATTAGGCCATCCATACCAGTAAGCCTCTGAATACTCATACCAGTGTGGATCCTGTCCAAGTATGAGTAGTGGTAGGTCTCTCAGCCATATCTCCTGTAGCTTTCTATAGAGCTCCACTCTCTTAGCATCATCCCACGTTCTACCAATTTCATCTAGTATATCAAATACTTCTGAATTATTGTATCTCGATATAGGACCTGACCATGGATTAGTACCTAAACGTATATCCATAGCAACATCGAAGTTCACCCATGGTGATGAGGGCCCCATTCTAGTGCTGTGTAACCACCATACGGCCTCATAATCACCACTAGCAACTTTGTTCCATACAACGCTGAAGTCATAGTTAACTACATCTACCTCTATACCAAGGGTCTCTCTCCACCAATCTGCAAATACGGTAGCACTACCTATAGTAGGTACCCAGCCTGTTACAACCATTAATGAGAATCTAAATGGTTTTCCATCTGGTAGTTCTCTAATTCCATCTCCATTCCTATCTACTATCCCTGCTTCATCTAGAAGCTTCTTGGCGTTCTCAATAGTTGCTTCCTTCAAAAATGAATCAACAAGGTCTCTAGCGAGGTATCTCTCTGTTCTCTCTAAACCAGGTATTATTGGCACTGGATATAGTTTTGGTGGCATGAGAGCGCCTGAGTAAGCCGTTTCCGAAGCTTTTCTTATAGCCTCCATATTGTTTGCAAGTAATGCGTAGTACAGAGCTTTTCTAACTCTAATATCGTTAAATGGGTATTTCTCTAAGTTAAATGCTAAAAACACAACACTTCCACCCCACCAACAATTCGTGTGGTTGGCTATACATGCCTGGTTATCGAATACACCCTTTGTTGGATCTGCTTGTAATATCTCCCATACTCTATCAACATAGTGTGACATCTGGTCTCTATTATTCTGCATCCACTCTAGTCTTACCTGCTCATCGCTTGTTGGTGTTATATGTACGACATATTTTGGTGCTGGTAATCCAAAGTATTTCTTGCCCCACCAATCATCTACTCTCACATATGCCCATGAGTTAGCTGTATAGTACAATAGTCTGTATGGTCCCCCTCCAACGATTTGTGATGGATCATCGTCTTTGAAGTCTGTTGCAATTTTACATCCCATTTGGTTGTATAGATTCTCCCATCTATGTTTTGGTAGTATTAGCCATGTCAATACATCTATAACCCTATAGTAGTTCACATTGGATTTGTTTACATGTATTCTAACTGTATATGGATCTACAACATCTACACCAGATATATATATCCAGATATAGCTACTAGATGTTGAACACATTTTGTGTATATCGAATGAGAACTTAACATCATCGGCAGTTATAGGTTGTCCATCCCACCAATAGGCGTCTTTCTTAATAGTTATCTCAAGTGTATATGGATCAATCCACTTAAAGCTATCAGCAAGATAAGGCACGTAGTCATCTGTATATGGACCATATACAAATAGCAGTGGATACATTAGAAAGTTAGAACCTGCTGCATAGTTTGGTATCAATGGGTTGAAACCTGATGGTGTACCCCATTGCGTTGAGAATATGACTGTTTCTTCTCGTGGTAATTGTTGCTGTGATAAGATATTTACTATAGGCATCAGACTCACTATTATTGGTAGTAAGACTATTACTAAACCAAATACATACCTACTATTCATACTGTTACACCCAATTCAAACAGTAAGAAGTGTAGATAGGGTATAAAAATCTATATGGTTGTAGATAAGTGTTAAAACCATTTGCTGTAAAGTTTGGGAACAGCAGTCAGTAGAGATCTTGTGTATTCGTGCTTCGGATTATTCAAGAGTTCTTCTGGTGTTCCCTCCTCAACTATTTTCCCTTTATACATAACCAAAATTCTATCGCTTACATATGTAGCTAGCCCAAGGTCATGTGTTATAAAGATTATTGAGCTTTTCAATTCTTCTCTAAGTTTTAAGAGTATGTCTAGTATTCCTATCCTAAGAGTTGCATCAATCATGCTTGTAGGCTCATCTGCTACTATAAGCTTGGGCTTTATTATGATTGTCCTTGCTATAAGTATCCTCTGTCTCATACCACCAGATAGCTCAAAGGGTCTACGCTCCAATACCTCTTCCGGTCTTAGCCCGACAAAACGAAGTGCCTCCTCTATGGTTCTAATCTTTGTATCCTCATCTATGTGTACATCAAATAGGTTGAAGACTCTTAGTAATACATCTCTGATTCTGTGTGTAGGGTTGAATGAGGCGTAGGGATCCTGGAAAACACCGTTTACATTTCTCCAATACCACTTCAAATCTCTTTGAGTTTTCAGATCCTTCCAGATGTCTCTATCCATAAACTTTATAACACCACTTGTTGGTCGTATTAATCTCAGTATCATTCTAGCTGTTGTTGTTTTTCCAGATCCTGATTCACCTACAAGTGATATTATTTCACCTTCGTTGACATCAAACGATACATTATCTACAGCTCTTATATATTGCCTCCTGATAAGACCTGTTTCATATATCTTAACCAGATTTCTAACTTCAAGCAAAGGCATGGTCACTCACCTCACTTCTTTACATACAACCAACACGAAACATAGCGCCTAGGTTCAACCTCTATCATTGTCAGTTCTTCTTTTCTACATATATCCATTGCAAAGGGACATCTTGGATGAAATCTACAACCTTGTGGAGGGTTAATCAGGCTTGGTGGTTCTCCGACCAGTCTATAGTGTTTTACTTCATCAACACGTTTCCTGATCTGTATCTCTGGTGTCAGTATTGAGTACATCAATAATTTTGTGTATGGATGTAAAGGTTTTTCAATTATTTCATCTGTGGGTCCTACCTCAACAATTTTCCCTGCATACATGACGATTATCCTTGTTGCTATCTGTCTAACGGTTGCTATATCGTGTGAGATAAAGATTATGCTTTTGACAAAACCCTTTGAATAAACTTCGTATAGAGTGGCAAGGACTGTCTTCTGTGTTGATACATCTAGTGCTGAGGTAGGCTCATCTGCAATTAGTATAGATGGGTTTAGCAGTGTTGCTAAAGCTATCAATGCCCTCTGTCTCATACCTCCAGACAACTCAAATGGATATAGATCCAGTGCTCTTATGGGTAGATTCAACTCCTCAAATCTTTTCTTGGCTAACTCAATAGCTTCCTTCTTCTCAATACCTCTCTTCTCCTTTAGGACATCAGCAATAAAGTCTCTCACCCTAAGCGTGGGTACAAGGGCGTTCATAGCTGCTTGAGGTATTATTGCTACCTTTGTTCCACTTACCCTTTTTCTTGCTTCTGGTATTGGTATCTGTGTAACATCGATATCATCAATAACGATTCTACCATCTACGAGCTTTAGAGGTGGCGTAATATCTAATGCCAAGACACGTGCCAATGTAGTCTTACCACAGCCGGATTCTCCAACAATTCCAACAATTTCACGCTCATATATTTGCATATCTATGCCATCAACAGCCTTTACACTTCCTCTCCTAAGCATATAATAAGCTCTCAATCTCTCAACATCTAGTAGAGCCATACTCTACACCGATCCTAGCCTTGGTGCAAAATATTCATCGAGTGAAATAGCTATGGAGTACAGCGATAGGTATATCAGGATAATGACTATTGTTGGTGGAACAAATGTCCACCAAATACCCTGTGAAATATTTGCATATATCTGTGCAAAGTATAGCATAAGACCTAGTGTAACATCTCTGGTCATCCCAATACCTATGATAGTCAAACCCACTTCAGACATCACTGCTTGTGAGAATAACATTGCAAATGCTGCTAGCACGTAGGGCGATATTATTGGGATTATGTCTCTCACTATGATACTCATTCTAGATGCTCCTGATAGACGTGCAAGATTAATGAACTCTGCTGAGAGTATGCTTAGAGTTCTTGACCGGAAGCCCCTTGCCCATCCACCCCACGAGGTAACACCTATGACTAGAGATACCATCCACAAGTTCTTGGCTTCTGGAGGAAGAAATGCAGCTAGAATCATCATGAGTAGTATGGATGGCAATATAATGAATATCTCGGATATAGACATAATGATCTTGTCAACAATACCGCCAAACACAGCAGCTATAGTACCTAGGAATAGTGCTAGAGATAGTGCCATCAAACCAGCTGTAGCTCCAACAATGAGGGAGCCTCTGATCCCATGCAGAAGTTGTGCAAGGACATCTCTCCCAAGAGCATCTGTTCCAAGAGGATACTGAGATGATGGAGGTGTATATCTTGGACCAACAATCTTCCTCGGACTAATAGTATATATTCCAGGTCCTACTACTCCGGTCAAGACTATTGCAATAAATATCGAGAGCCCTAACAAAAATTTTGCATTTCTTAGTAGTCCAGGGATCTTAATCCTCATGGAGATCACATCCCATAGGCGTATCTAGTCCTAGGATCAATGACAGCGAATATGAGTTCCGATATATAGTTTGCCAATATTATAGCTGCAATAACTATTATGAACCCTCCCTGTATAAGTGGGTAGTCCTGCGATTGTATAGCGCCCCACAACATTCTTCCTATACCGGGGTAGTTAAACACTATCTCTGTTATCAGAGATCCCGAGAAACTCCACCCTAACACAATTGCTAGTCCAACTATCTGTGGAAGTGCAGATGATTTGAATAGATAGCGAAATGTTTTACGTTGTGAAAGTCCCAATACACGTACATAGTCCATGTAGTCGCTAGTCAATTCCTGGAGAGCTATATTTCTCATACTGAGACCCCAGCCACCTAGAGAGACCATGAATATCGATAGGAATGGAAGTACATAGTGATGCAGAAAGCTTACCATAAATGTTGTTGTAGGCGAAGGTGCTAGCGTGGGATCCCATCCACCACTTGCCGGAAATATTTTTAGCCATATAGCAAATATTAGAATTAGATACATTGCCCATACATATGGTGGAGTTCCTTGTAGTACTGCCAACAATGGTAACAACACTTTGTCAACGAGCTTTCCCCTACTCATAGCAGCTATAACGCCTATGGTGTTCCCAACAATCCATGCAAGAACTACTGCAGGTACAACTAAGGCTAAGGTCCATGGAAGATACATAGCTATAACATCATTTACATCTAGTGGGAAGTACATTATTGATTTCCCTAAGTACCCCCTAAACAAGTTTCTTATAAACAGAAAGAACTGTTCATGTAGTGGTTTATTTAGTTGGAAGTACTCCATAAGCATTCTCTCAACAGCTTTAACCTGTTCTGGATTTGTTCCAGCTGTTGATACTATTCTATATACTGTTATAGCTAATGGATTACCTGGTATGATTCTAGGCAACAAGAATATTAGAATCAATGCAACTGTAAATGTTAGTAAAGCCATAGCACCTCTCTTAATCATAAATGAAACAAATGGATTAAGAGTCAATATATCACCTCAGAGGTTTTTGAGTTATGCGGTTTTAATGTAATATTAAGAGTTTAAAAATTTTAGTTGTTCATTAACTATAAATAGCTATGTTTATGTCAAATCATAGAATGTTTTTAGCTGGGAACAATCTATAGGGTTAGTATTGTAGGTCTCTACACATTATGTGGTACAATTTTTGTATTTGGCTAAACACAAAAACACATAGTAGTAATATTCAAGTATCTATTTAGTTCTATCCAATTGATATCCTATTTAAAAGTGTTCATAAGATTATTTTCTTATTAGTGATATGGTAAACTATCTTGGGTTAGAACTCTATGGTTTGTAACTCCTATTTATTTAGAGCATGCCTCTGCAACAACTGCTACAATATCTGGATCTCTTATATATAGATACACCTCTACCTCTCTATCTCTAAACTCCTCAAATGCTTTGACCATAGCTTTAGCAGATTCTTTTGGCGATACACCACCTATTCCTGCACCCATTAGGGGGAATGCAATTGTCTTAAAATTATTTTCAATTGCTTTTTTGATCGCAGCTCTTGCAGCTCTATATACATTTTCAGGGCTGGAGCTCCCACCTGGCTCAACAACTGTTGGTGTATGTATAACTGCTTTTACTTTTAGAGCACCTCCTGTTGTTATAATAGCGCTTCCAATTGGTATAGGTGCTTGTCCAATAGCTTCTTCCTCTATGGCTCTACCTCCCCTCATTTTAATTGCTAGAGCAACACCTCCACCCATATAGCCATATGTATTAGCAGGATTAACAATAGCATCACCAGCAAACTCTGTTATATCACCAACAACTATCTTAAGCACAATATTTCCCAACCTAAATATCCCTACATCTCTAGACATAGATATCACCAAATCAATAGTTATATCCCAAAATAAAGTTTTTAAACAATAGCACTAAAATACCATTTAGAGCTATGATGAACTTTCGGTCGCTGTGAAAAATGATCGGACTCTTCCTCCCACTGAGCCTAGCCATTGTAATTAGATTAATCATTGTATCAGCAAACCCCACCATATCATCATAGATCAGCTATACATCCCATCATCACATCAATACCATATAGTATATTCTCTAGATAGTGATACTATATGTAACTACTTATGAGTTCTTAATAATAGCCTTAAACATATTTGGAACTCTATATACATTTATGGATTGTGATGTAGCTGAACTTTATATAGCTATAATAGCTATATAAGATTGTTCAAGGTTGTTAACATAATTATATCTATGACAACATATCTTAGGTTATTACATTGGATGTAGAGGATGTTGTTAAGGATATTGTATTGAGGCAGAATGGTATGATGCTAGCTGTACTACCTCCAGATGCTGTAGAGTGTGCTGGGGCTGAGGACTAGGATATGTGGTAATACATATATAGATTAGCTATTGCTAATACAGGTTTTATAGGATTTGAGTCAGAGATTATTATTCAGCACTATATACTTGGGAAAATTCTAAGAAGTCCAAAGCTAGAAAGCGTTGAGAGGATACTTGCTGATGATAATAAGGTTGTTATGGGGGAACTCTAGACTATGTAGAGATTAGTATAGTTGAAGAGGATAGAGTTTCACATAGTGTAAAAGCTAGAGCATAATCTATCAAGAGGAGGACCAGTATTACTAAATGATAAACTTCTAGATGAACTTGGTATAGTAATTCTAAGTCCGGGTAAAGGTCTTTGGTGTTTCTCAGACGGGCTATGTAGGAAGATTAGAAAATCATATTGATTGCTGCTATATAGAGAATCTCTATGAAATTCTATTAAGATATTTAAACAAGATTTCTAACTGGTATCTACCATCTCTAGACTTCTAAAGAAATCCCTAACTCTCTTCCCCTGTGGTTCTCCAAATATTTTTTGTGTTATTCTACAGAAGCTACACATATCTCTACTAGATATAAGTCCACATGATGTACATTGCCCTATGTGTTCCTCTCTATTAATCCTTAGTACTTCTATATTTCTTGTAAATTTTCTTAGGAATGATATCTTTATCCCTGGACGCTCCTCCTCAAGCTTATTGAGAAATTCTCTTACTCTTTCCTCGATTCCTCCTCTATATGTATATGGACATTCCATATCTACATAGGGAATGTTTTGCGAGACTACATAGAGCATTGCTTCATTTTCATAAACCTCATATAAAGGTCTTATCTTTTTAGCTACATAACCTTTTACCTCTGGTATTACCGGTACTAGCTTTATACATGAATTCCAATCTCCTATAACAATATTTTTGAGTATGTATATAGCTATATCATCTGCATTATGAGCAGTTGCAAGAGTTGCCCCAAGCTCTATAGCTGCTGTATTCATTACATAGCGCTTCACCAAGCCACAGAGTGAACACGTACCTCTTCTAATACCCTTCTTCATCTCTGGTAGAGATAATCCTAGATCTCTCTTAAGATCATATACAATTAGATCAATACCAAAGCTCTTTGCAATCATAGAAACAATCTCTCTCGATCTTCTAGAATACTCACCTATACCAAGATCTATATGTAGAGCTAAAACCCTTAGACTCCTCTCCTGAGAAATACTATTCATAATATGTAGAAGAGCCATACTATCCTTCCCACCAGAAACAGCTATAAGAATCCTCTCACCAGAGCTAACCATACCATATCTATCCATAGCCCTTACAACCTTAGACCTTATAAACTCTCCAAAATGCTCACGACAAAGCCTAAGTCTTGCATATGGAATATATGTAAATGCCTCTCTATCACATAAACTACACTTCATAAGAATCACAACACCATATAAAATACTATGAAGCAAAATAAGTCTATTGGGCAAATCAATAGTATAAAACAATAATATTTATATACTCAATGAACACATATACTCTCAGGGTAGATATCTAGATAGTATTGGTATCTGGGAGCTGTATTGAGGGTTGATAGGCTTAGAGAATATTTGAAGCCTGATCCACAGGGATACTATGTGATAACTATAGATAGTGAGGAACTTGCTAAAATTCCTAGGAGTCTTGTAGAGAGCTGTATAGTTGAGGAGATATCGGCTAAAGAACTCGTTATAAAGACTAGGAGTAGAGCTATTGCAAAGAAATTACTGATCTTGTTGAAAAGGATATGATTGTTGACAGGGGGGTCCTCCCGTGCTCATCCCGATCCGATACACGGATCTGTTACACGGGCACAACAAACACTATTCCTCTTACACCTATTAAATACTTTTATTGTTGTGATGAACAGCAAGCTATTTTAGCACACATAGCATATTATATTTATAGCGACGCCCGTTGACAGCCCCATGTGGGGCGGGATGAAAACGGGTCCCCCACACAGCGGACACCCCTTTATGCTTCTTCTATAGAAATACAATCCGATAAGCCCACCTTATCATCACTTCTCAGATACGGCCACACTCCTCATCTACTATATCTCTATGGCTTCAACACATTATAAGCTCTTTAGCTCTGAA
Above is a genomic segment from Ignisphaera aggregans DSM 17230 containing:
- a CDS encoding binding-protein-dependent transport systems inner membrane component (COGs: COG1173 ABC-type dipeptide/oligopeptide/nickel transport systems permease components~InterPro IPR000515~KEGG: tna:CTN_0666 oligopeptide ABC transporter, permease protein~PFAM: binding-protein-dependent transport systems inner membrane component~SPTR: B9K7A9 Oligopeptide ABC transporter, permease protein~PFAM: Binding-protein-dependent transport system inner membrane component), which codes for MRIKIPGLLRNAKFLLGLSIFIAIVLTGVVGPGIYTISPRKIVGPRYTPPSSQYPLGTDALGRDVLAQLLHGIRGSLIVGATAGLMALSLALFLGTIAAVFGGIVDKIIMSISEIFIILPSILLMMILAAFLPPEAKNLWMVSLVIGVTSWGGWARGFRSRTLSILSAEFINLARLSGASRMSIIVRDIIPIISPYVLAAFAMLFSQAVMSEVGLTIIGIGMTRDVTLGLMLYFAQIYANISQGIWWTFVPPTIVIILIYLSLYSIAISLDEYFAPRLGSV
- a CDS encoding binding-protein-dependent transport systems inner membrane component (COGs: COG0601 ABC-type dipeptide/oligopeptide/nickel transport systems permease components~InterPro IPR000515~KEGG: dth:DICTH_1945 oligopeptide ABC transporter, permease protein~PFAM: binding-protein-dependent transport systems inner membrane component~SPTR: B5YC92 Oligopeptide ABC transporter, permease protein~PFAM: Binding-protein-dependent transport system inner membrane component), whose protein sequence is MTLNPFVSFMIKRGAMALLTFTVALILIFLLPRIIPGNPLAITVYRIVSTAGTNPEQVKAVERMLMEYFQLNKPLHEQFFLFIRNLFRGYLGKSIMYFPLDVNDVIAMYLPWTLALVVPAVVLAWIVGNTIGVIAAMSRGKLVDKVLLPLLAVLQGTPPYVWAMYLILIFAIWLKIFPASGGWDPTLAPSPTTTFMVSFLHHYVLPFLSIFMVSLGGWGLSMRNIALQELTSDYMDYVRVLGLSQRKTFRYLFKSSALPQIVGLAIVLGWSFSGSLITEIVFNYPGIGRMLWGAIQSQDYPLIQGGFIIVIAAIILANYISELIFAVIDPRTRYAYGM
- a CDS encoding Appr-1-p processing domain protein (COGs: COG2110 phosphatase homologous to the C-terminal domain of histone macroH2A1~InterPro IPR002589~KEGG: iho:Igni_0438 hypothetical protein~PFAM: Appr-1-p processing domain protein~SMART: Appr-1-p processing domain protein~SPTR: A8A9L9 Appr-1-p processing domain protein~PFAM: Macro domain); the encoded protein is MSRDVGIFRLGNIVLKIVVGDITEFAGDAIVNPANTYGYMGGGVALAIKMRGGRAIEEEAIGQAPIPIGSAIITTGGALKVKAVIHTPTVVEPGGSSSPENVYRAARAAIKKAIENNFKTIAFPLMGAGIGGVSPKESAKAMVKAFEEFRDREVEVYLYIRDPDIVAVVAEACSK
- a CDS encoding PP-loop domain protein (COGs: COG0037 ATPase of the PP-loop superfamily protein implicated in cell cycle control~InterPro IPR011063:IPR000541~KEGG: ape:APE_2086 hypothetical protein~PFAM: PP-loop domain protein~SPTR: Q9YA52 Putative uncharacterized protein~PFAM: PP-loop family~TIGRFAM: conserved hypothetical protein TIGR00269) translates to MKCSLCDREAFTYIPYARLRLCREHFGEFIRSKVVRAMDRYGMVSSGERILIAVSGGKDSMALLHIMNSISQERSLRVLALHIDLGIGEYSRRSREIVSMIAKSFGIDLIVYDLKRDLGLSLPEMKKGIRRGTCSLCGLVKRYVMNTAAIELGATLATAHNADDIAIYILKNIVIGDWNSCIKLVPVIPEVKGYVAKKIRPLYEVYENEAMLYVVSQNIPYVDMECPYTYRGGIEERVREFLNKLEEERPGIKISFLRKFTRNIEVLRINREEHIGQCTSCGLISSRDMCSFCRITQKIFGEPQGKRVRDFFRSLEMVDTS